A single Candidatus Abyssobacteria bacterium SURF_5 DNA region contains:
- the groL gene encoding chaperonin GroEL — translation MPAKELLYDEQARQALLRGVDKVAKTVGITLGPRGRYVILEKKFGAPSITNDGVTIAKDIDLEDPFENMGARLLREVATKTQDDAGDGTTTATVLAQSIIRSGVKVLASGANAMALKRGADKALEAVVKDIKSHSRPIRERIDIARVATISSNNDPQIGEMIADAMEKVGKDGVITVEEAKTLESSLRVVEGMQFDRGYISPYFMTDMNRLEAVLTDPLILLHDKKISSMKDLIPLLERIAQSGLTLLIIAEDVDGEALATLVVNKLRGTLKVAAVKAPGFGDRRKAMLEDLAILTGGQVIAEELGLKLESVTMDMLGRCKRIVIDKETTTIVEGAGDRKAVDGRVAQMRKQIEEITSDYDREKLQERLAKLAGGVAIINVGAATEVEMKERKARVDDAVSATKAAVQEGIVPGGGVTLLRAAAAIDKLQLEGDELTGASILKRALEEPTRIIAQNAGQDGSVVIQDIKAKKDHAFGFNAITLQYENLLKSGIVDPTKVALTAVQNAVSIAGIMLTTETLISEKKEEKKKSKMPMPHGHGHGMGMGM, via the coding sequence ATGCCGGCAAAGGAATTATTGTACGACGAGCAGGCGAGGCAGGCTCTGCTGCGGGGCGTGGATAAGGTGGCGAAAACAGTCGGCATCACTCTCGGGCCGCGCGGACGCTACGTCATCCTCGAAAAAAAGTTCGGGGCGCCCAGCATCACCAACGACGGCGTCACCATCGCCAAAGACATCGACCTCGAAGATCCGTTTGAGAATATGGGCGCGCGCCTGCTCAGAGAGGTCGCCACGAAAACGCAGGACGACGCCGGCGACGGCACAACCACGGCCACAGTACTGGCCCAATCGATCATTCGTAGCGGCGTGAAAGTACTTGCCTCCGGCGCCAATGCCATGGCACTGAAGCGGGGAGCGGATAAAGCGCTCGAAGCGGTTGTTAAGGACATCAAGTCGCACAGCAGGCCGATCCGGGAGCGCATCGATATAGCCCGGGTGGCCACCATTTCCTCCAACAACGATCCCCAGATCGGAGAGATGATAGCCGACGCGATGGAAAAAGTAGGCAAGGACGGCGTCATCACGGTTGAAGAGGCGAAGACGCTCGAGAGCAGCCTGCGCGTCGTAGAGGGGATGCAATTCGATCGCGGCTACATTTCGCCCTACTTCATGACCGACATGAACCGGCTCGAGGCCGTCCTCACCGATCCGCTGATCCTTCTGCACGACAAGAAAATCTCGAGCATGAAAGACCTGATTCCGTTGTTGGAGCGCATCGCTCAATCAGGATTGACCTTGCTCATCATCGCCGAAGACGTCGACGGCGAGGCGCTGGCGACATTGGTGGTCAACAAGCTGCGCGGCACCTTGAAGGTCGCAGCCGTTAAGGCGCCCGGCTTCGGCGACCGGCGCAAGGCGATGCTCGAGGATCTCGCCATTCTGACCGGCGGCCAGGTGATCGCCGAGGAACTGGGCCTGAAGCTTGAAAGCGTGACGATGGACATGCTCGGCCGCTGCAAGCGAATCGTGATTGACAAGGAGACGACTACAATTGTCGAAGGCGCCGGGGACCGAAAGGCGGTCGACGGCCGTGTCGCCCAGATGCGCAAACAGATTGAGGAAATCACTTCCGATTATGATCGCGAGAAGCTGCAGGAGCGGCTGGCGAAACTTGCGGGCGGAGTCGCTATCATAAATGTCGGAGCGGCGACCGAGGTCGAGATGAAAGAGCGCAAAGCACGCGTGGATGATGCTGTATCCGCGACGAAAGCCGCGGTGCAGGAAGGCATCGTTCCGGGCGGAGGCGTTACGTTGCTGCGCGCGGCCGCAGCCATCGACAAGCTTCAGCTCGAGGGCGACGAGCTGACGGGCGCATCGATTCTCAAGCGAGCCCTCGAGGAGCCGACGCGGATCATTGCGCAAAATGCGGGGCAAGACGGATCGGTTGTCATTCAGGACATTAAAGCCAAGAAGGACCATGCCTTCGGCTTCAACGCCATCACGCTGCAGTACGAAAACCTGCTCAAGAGCGGGATTGTCGACCCGACGAAGGTGGCTCTGACCGCTGTACAGAACGCCGTCAGCATCGCCGGTATCATGCTGACGACCGAAACCTTGATCAGCGAGAAAAAAGAAGAAAAAAAGAAGTCTAAAATGCCGATGCCGCACGGCCATGGGCATGGAATGGGCATGGGAATGTAA
- a CDS encoding co-chaperone GroES, with the protein MKLKPLKDNIVVKVLEAEAKTGGGLFLPDTAKEKPQKAKVIAVGSGRRLKGGDLVPPSVKKGDTVLFGKYSGSEVRVDKDEYLILSEKDILAILEE; encoded by the coding sequence ATGAAACTGAAACCACTTAAAGATAACATTGTCGTGAAGGTGCTTGAAGCCGAAGCAAAGACCGGCGGAGGTCTTTTTTTACCTGACACTGCAAAAGAAAAGCCCCAGAAGGCCAAAGTCATCGCAGTCGGGTCGGGCAGGCGGCTCAAGGGGGGCGATCTTGTTCCTCCTTCGGTGAAAAAAGGTGACACCGTTCTCTTTGGGAAGTATTCGGGAAGTGAAGTGCGTGTTGACAAAGACGAATATCTGATCTTAAGCGAGAAGGACATCCTCGCCATCCTTGAAGAATAG